A single window of Ictalurus furcatus strain D&B chromosome 3, Billie_1.0, whole genome shotgun sequence DNA harbors:
- the bsdc1 gene encoding BSD domain-containing protein 1 isoform X2: protein MCDGLREGGWWGGWLQQSFQSIKDRSSEAYEFIKRDLTEFSNVVQHDTACSIVATANAVKTKLAVEGSSETTEKVKKSLSNILGVITDTLAPPPDMTIDCDVITLVATPAGTTEVYDSTKARLYSLQADPATYCNEPDGPPEQFDAWLSSFSLEEKKAEISELLVNSPSIRALYTKMVPAAVAHSEFWQRYFYRVFQLDQEEAKRVALKRRAEETAQSESLGWEEEEEDEFLGASSPSRLDFTPPPPPPPPVTVETGPSCAPSSEVAGPHGDTASDVTPSVSSDSVSLPTQLEILPQSHAIAPAEDEKQKSAAAAEGAREEGVRAREEGARVRAEGAREQEARKLEVVQDLRVFELNSDSGKSTPSTNGKKGSSTDVSEDWEKDFDLDMTEEEVQLALSKTDATAEFDDEDWENWE from the exons ATGTGTGACGGTCTCAGGGAAGGAGGCTGGTGGGGAGGCTGGCTGCAGCAGAGCTTCCAGTCCATCAAAGACAGA TCGTCCGAAGCGTACGAGTTCATCAAACGGGATTTAACGGAGTTCTCCAACGTGGTGCAGCATGACACGGCGTGCTCCATCGTCGCCACGGCCAACGCCGTCAAGACCAAGCTGGCC GTGGAAGGTTCGTCCGAGACGACggagaaggtgaagaagagCCTTTCTAACATTCTGGGCGTGATCACGGACACGCTCGCTCCTCCGCCCGACATGACGATCGACTGCGACGTCATCACGCTGGTGGCCACGCCGGCCGGAACCACAGAGGTGTACGACAGCACCAAG GCCCGTCTCTACAGTCTACAAGCCGACCCTGCTACATACTGCAACGAACCAGACG GTCCTCCGGAGCAGTTCGACGCTTGGCTCTCCTCTTTCAGTCTGGAGGAGAAGAAAGCTGAAATCTCCGAGCTGCTGGTTAACAGCCCGTCTATTCGAGCCCTCTACACTAAAATG GTTCCAGCAGCCGTGGCTCACTCAGAGTTCTGGCAGCGCTACTTTTACAGAGTGTTTCAGCTGGATCAG GAGGAGGCCAAGAGAGTGGCCCTGAAGCGGCGAGCAGAGGAAACCGCTCAGTCCGAGAGTCTGGGttgggaggaggaagaggaag ACGAGTTCCTAGGAGCCTCGTCGCCGTCTCGCTTGGActtcactcctcctcctcctcctcccccgcCCGTAACCGTAGAGACCGGCCCTTCGTGCGCCCCGTCCTCTGAGGTGGCGGGTCCCCACGGCGACACCGCGTCGGACGTCACTCCGTCGGTCAGCAGCGACAGTGTGAGTCTCCCAACGCAGCTGGAGATCCTTCCGCAGAGCCACGCCATCGCGCCAGCCGAGGACGAGAAGCAGAAGAGCGCTGCCGCTGCGGAGGGAGCGAGGGAGGAGGGAGTCAGAGCGAGGGAGGAGGGAGCCAGAGTGAGGGCGGAGGGCGCGAGGGAGCAGGAGGCAAGAAAATTGGAGGTAGTGCAAGACCTGCGAGTGTTCGAGCTCAACTCTGACAGCGGCAAGTCCACGCCTTCTACTAACGGCAAAAAag GATCCAGTACTGACGTGAGCGAGGACTGGGAAAAAGACTTCGACTTGGATATGACGGAGGAAGAGGTTCAGCTGGCTCTGTCTAAGACCGACGCCACCGCAGAG TTTGACGATGAGGACTGGGAGAACTGGGAGTGA
- the olig4 gene encoding oligodendrocyte transcription factor 4, whose product MCEYCRLELMCMRVCVCVCCVWGGVFAKKGCVGVGESVSPLLLAPGLQSHYASHCVFVGERPIKSRAVGIRSNQRAFTDTHSRRQKRGRGVCAFQFCYPKVFYCSGLPSRVLFKRCLSSGRWSLLHLRKTFWEDNLTTGIFASFCQPSPVFRSAEMDSDTGSTCSRSSSPDLVVVDSGFFSSKMFQQAEKASDGSPASGEKSRNRPEVSKEDLQELRLKVNSRERKRMHDLNQAMDGLREVMPYAQGPSVRKLSKISTLLLARNYILMLSSSLEEMKKLVGEVYGSSVAQNHAPRPVLAPSQLPLHPLAQSLHSLAGGAAAVSSTPLQHTSTHMATAQAPHSPPSAGYLGFHAPPIPSLLKDPLHLASSYRHFPGMPCPCALCQPLPASTASLPGLSMSK is encoded by the coding sequence ATGTGCGAATATTGTCGGCTGGAGTtaatgtgtatgcgtgtgtgtgtgtgtgtgtgttgtgtttggggGGGTGTATTTGCTAAgaaggggtgtgtgggtgtgggtgaaAGTGTGTCCCCTCTGTTATTGGCTCCAGGTCTCCAGTCGCATTATGCGTCTCATTGTGTCTTTGTGGGTGAGAGGCCTATAAAAAGCCGGGCTGTAGGGATTCGGTCAAACCAGAGAGctttcactgacacacactcacgtAGACAGAAGAGAGgacggggtgtgtgtgcgttccAGTTCTGCTACCCCAAAGTGTTCTACTGTTCAGGTTTGCCGAGTCGAGTGCTGTTCAAGAGGTGTTTGAGTTCAGGACGTTGGTCTTTGCTTCACTTGCGAAAGACGTTTTGGGAAGACAATTTGACCACCGGGATATTCGCGTCTTTTTGTCAGCCGTCTCCAGTGTTCCGATCTGCTGAGATGGATTCCGACACCGGCTCCACCTGCAGTCGCTCCTCGTCGCCAGACCTCGTCGTCGTCGACTCCGGCTTCTTCTCCAGCAAGATGTTCCAGCAAGCCGAGAAAGCCTCCGATGGATCTCCGGCTTCTGGAGAGAAAAGCCGGAACCGTCCGGAGGTCTCCAAAGAAGACCTTCAGGAGCTGCGTCTCAAGGTGAACAGCCGTGAGCGGAAACGCATGCACGACCTCAACCAAGCCATGGACGGCCTCCGCGAAGTCATGCCGTACGCCCAAGGCCCCTCGGTGCGCAAGCTCTCCAAGATCTCCACCCTCCTGCTGGCACGCAACTACATCCTCATGCTCTCCAGCTCCTTGGAGGAGATGAAGAAGCTCGTGGGCGAGGTTTACGGGTCCAGCGTGGCTCAAAACCATGCCCCGAGACCCGTCTTAGCTCCATCTCAGCTTCCCCTGCATCCTCTGGCCCAGTCCTTGCACTCTTTGGCAGGCGGAGCTGCGGCCGTGAGCTCCACCCCCCTTCAGCACACCAGCACGCACATGGCTACAGCTCAAGCTCCCCATTCTCCTCCATCAGCGGGATATCTGGGCTTCCACGCGCCACCAATTCCAAGCTTACTGAAGGACCCGCTGCATTTGGCCAGCTCATACAGGCACTTCCCCGGCATGCCGTGTCCGTGCGCCCTGTGCCAACCTTTACCAGCGTCCACAGCCAGCCTGCCCGGCCTTTCCATGAGCAAGTGA
- the bsdc1 gene encoding BSD domain-containing protein 1 isoform X1, whose product MCDGLREGGWWGGWLQQSFQSIKDRSSEAYEFIKRDLTEFSNVVQHDTACSIVATANAVKTKLAVCFPISHTYMNIYIIFKNPSVILLKRQPWFSVLVPRQVEGSSETTEKVKKSLSNILGVITDTLAPPPDMTIDCDVITLVATPAGTTEVYDSTKARLYSLQADPATYCNEPDGPPEQFDAWLSSFSLEEKKAEISELLVNSPSIRALYTKMVPAAVAHSEFWQRYFYRVFQLDQEEAKRVALKRRAEETAQSESLGWEEEEEDEFLGASSPSRLDFTPPPPPPPPVTVETGPSCAPSSEVAGPHGDTASDVTPSVSSDSVSLPTQLEILPQSHAIAPAEDEKQKSAAAAEGAREEGVRAREEGARVRAEGAREQEARKLEVVQDLRVFELNSDSGKSTPSTNGKKGSSTDVSEDWEKDFDLDMTEEEVQLALSKTDATAEFDDEDWENWE is encoded by the exons ATGTGTGACGGTCTCAGGGAAGGAGGCTGGTGGGGAGGCTGGCTGCAGCAGAGCTTCCAGTCCATCAAAGACAGA TCGTCCGAAGCGTACGAGTTCATCAAACGGGATTTAACGGAGTTCTCCAACGTGGTGCAGCATGACACGGCGTGCTCCATCGTCGCCACGGCCAACGCCGTCAAGACCAAGCTGGCCGTATGCTTTCCTATCTCGCACAcgtatatgaatatatacataatttttaaaaatccgtcTGTTATTTTGTTGAAAAGACAGCCTTGGTTCTCTGTTCTCGTCCCGCGGCAGGTGGAAGGTTCGTCCGAGACGACggagaaggtgaagaagagCCTTTCTAACATTCTGGGCGTGATCACGGACACGCTCGCTCCTCCGCCCGACATGACGATCGACTGCGACGTCATCACGCTGGTGGCCACGCCGGCCGGAACCACAGAGGTGTACGACAGCACCAAG GCCCGTCTCTACAGTCTACAAGCCGACCCTGCTACATACTGCAACGAACCAGACG GTCCTCCGGAGCAGTTCGACGCTTGGCTCTCCTCTTTCAGTCTGGAGGAGAAGAAAGCTGAAATCTCCGAGCTGCTGGTTAACAGCCCGTCTATTCGAGCCCTCTACACTAAAATG GTTCCAGCAGCCGTGGCTCACTCAGAGTTCTGGCAGCGCTACTTTTACAGAGTGTTTCAGCTGGATCAG GAGGAGGCCAAGAGAGTGGCCCTGAAGCGGCGAGCAGAGGAAACCGCTCAGTCCGAGAGTCTGGGttgggaggaggaagaggaag ACGAGTTCCTAGGAGCCTCGTCGCCGTCTCGCTTGGActtcactcctcctcctcctcctcccccgcCCGTAACCGTAGAGACCGGCCCTTCGTGCGCCCCGTCCTCTGAGGTGGCGGGTCCCCACGGCGACACCGCGTCGGACGTCACTCCGTCGGTCAGCAGCGACAGTGTGAGTCTCCCAACGCAGCTGGAGATCCTTCCGCAGAGCCACGCCATCGCGCCAGCCGAGGACGAGAAGCAGAAGAGCGCTGCCGCTGCGGAGGGAGCGAGGGAGGAGGGAGTCAGAGCGAGGGAGGAGGGAGCCAGAGTGAGGGCGGAGGGCGCGAGGGAGCAGGAGGCAAGAAAATTGGAGGTAGTGCAAGACCTGCGAGTGTTCGAGCTCAACTCTGACAGCGGCAAGTCCACGCCTTCTACTAACGGCAAAAAag GATCCAGTACTGACGTGAGCGAGGACTGGGAAAAAGACTTCGACTTGGATATGACGGAGGAAGAGGTTCAGCTGGCTCTGTCTAAGACCGACGCCACCGCAGAG TTTGACGATGAGGACTGGGAGAACTGGGAGTGA
- the bsdc1 gene encoding BSD domain-containing protein 1 isoform X3 — protein sequence MAEGEGGWWGGWLQQSFQSIKDRSSEAYEFIKRDLTEFSNVVQHDTACSIVATANAVKTKLAVEGSSETTEKVKKSLSNILGVITDTLAPPPDMTIDCDVITLVATPAGTTEVYDSTKARLYSLQADPATYCNEPDGPPEQFDAWLSSFSLEEKKAEISELLVNSPSIRALYTKMVPAAVAHSEFWQRYFYRVFQLDQEEAKRVALKRRAEETAQSESLGWEEEEEDEFLGASSPSRLDFTPPPPPPPPVTVETGPSCAPSSEVAGPHGDTASDVTPSVSSDSVSLPTQLEILPQSHAIAPAEDEKQKSAAAAEGAREEGVRAREEGARVRAEGAREQEARKLEVVQDLRVFELNSDSGKSTPSTNGKKGSSTDVSEDWEKDFDLDMTEEEVQLALSKTDATAEFDDEDWENWE from the exons ATGGCGGAAGG GGAAGGAGGCTGGTGGGGAGGCTGGCTGCAGCAGAGCTTCCAGTCCATCAAAGACAGA TCGTCCGAAGCGTACGAGTTCATCAAACGGGATTTAACGGAGTTCTCCAACGTGGTGCAGCATGACACGGCGTGCTCCATCGTCGCCACGGCCAACGCCGTCAAGACCAAGCTGGCC GTGGAAGGTTCGTCCGAGACGACggagaaggtgaagaagagCCTTTCTAACATTCTGGGCGTGATCACGGACACGCTCGCTCCTCCGCCCGACATGACGATCGACTGCGACGTCATCACGCTGGTGGCCACGCCGGCCGGAACCACAGAGGTGTACGACAGCACCAAG GCCCGTCTCTACAGTCTACAAGCCGACCCTGCTACATACTGCAACGAACCAGACG GTCCTCCGGAGCAGTTCGACGCTTGGCTCTCCTCTTTCAGTCTGGAGGAGAAGAAAGCTGAAATCTCCGAGCTGCTGGTTAACAGCCCGTCTATTCGAGCCCTCTACACTAAAATG GTTCCAGCAGCCGTGGCTCACTCAGAGTTCTGGCAGCGCTACTTTTACAGAGTGTTTCAGCTGGATCAG GAGGAGGCCAAGAGAGTGGCCCTGAAGCGGCGAGCAGAGGAAACCGCTCAGTCCGAGAGTCTGGGttgggaggaggaagaggaag ACGAGTTCCTAGGAGCCTCGTCGCCGTCTCGCTTGGActtcactcctcctcctcctcctcccccgcCCGTAACCGTAGAGACCGGCCCTTCGTGCGCCCCGTCCTCTGAGGTGGCGGGTCCCCACGGCGACACCGCGTCGGACGTCACTCCGTCGGTCAGCAGCGACAGTGTGAGTCTCCCAACGCAGCTGGAGATCCTTCCGCAGAGCCACGCCATCGCGCCAGCCGAGGACGAGAAGCAGAAGAGCGCTGCCGCTGCGGAGGGAGCGAGGGAGGAGGGAGTCAGAGCGAGGGAGGAGGGAGCCAGAGTGAGGGCGGAGGGCGCGAGGGAGCAGGAGGCAAGAAAATTGGAGGTAGTGCAAGACCTGCGAGTGTTCGAGCTCAACTCTGACAGCGGCAAGTCCACGCCTTCTACTAACGGCAAAAAag GATCCAGTACTGACGTGAGCGAGGACTGGGAAAAAGACTTCGACTTGGATATGACGGAGGAAGAGGTTCAGCTGGCTCTGTCTAAGACCGACGCCACCGCAGAG TTTGACGATGAGGACTGGGAGAACTGGGAGTGA